The following are from one region of the Blastocatellia bacterium genome:
- a CDS encoding CusA/CzcA family heavy metal efflux RND transporter gives MINGLIRFAVSQRLLVLLMVAILIGAGIYSLQRLPIDAVPDVTNVQVQVLTAAPSLAPLEVERQITFPVEVSMSGLPDLIEIRSVSKFGLSAVTVVFDDSVDTYFARQLVLERLSQAREQIPDGIGSPEMGPISTGLGEIYQYQLKAAPGSGYDAMALRTIQDWSVRRQLLGVPGVTEVNSFGGLEKQYQVRIDPAKLQAYGVTLRNVLEAVGRNNANVGGAYIEHGAEQYLLRGIGLAKSANDIANIVVKTGKEGVPVYVRDLGEVVTGATVRQGAVTTDGEGEIVVGIALMLKGENSRSVVNAIKQRIETIKKTLPKGAELIPYYDRAELVNRTIHTVAKNLIEGAVLVIIVLILLLGNWRASLLVATVIPLSMLFAAILMRVFNVSGNLMSLGSLDFGLIVDGAVIVVENAVRRRAEAQHEGSHEPPERTILEACLEVGRPVVFAVAIITIVYLPILSLTGIEGKMFKPMALTVVFALIGALILSLTYVPAAMTFLLRGRVSEKESIFIRYAKRLYVPSLEYAMGHRAQSLIVATALVLASFALFPFLGSEFIPRLEEGSLAVQIQRLPSVSLTHSLETAGQAEKVLRSFPEVTKVVSKTGRAEVATDPESVDKTDVYVELKPPEQWTSARTREELVEKMSNALEAGIPEANFSFSQPIELRVAELISGVRSDVAIKLFGDDLDTLNKTAEQLVRVVKKVNGAEDVKMEQVAGLPQLQITPDRAAIARYGINVEDVNDLVESIVAGKSAGLVYEGEQRFNLVVRLAEASGGDVETIKGLLVSAPNGARIPLSQLADVSLVEGPAQISREDTRRRLAVELNVRGRDIGSFVKEAQEEIEKQVTLPPGYYITWGGQFENLQRATARLLIVVPLALFLIFVLLFTTFNSVKQAVLIYTSIPLAAIGGILALWVRGLPFSISAGVGFIALFGVAVLDGVVMVSYINQLREQGRSLEQAVKEGAEARLRPILMTALVASLGFVPMALATSAGAEVQRPLATVVIGGLLVSTVLKLLILPMLYGWFERERVEY, from the coding sequence ATGATTAATGGACTCATTCGCTTCGCAGTGTCACAACGCCTGCTCGTCTTGCTAATGGTAGCGATTCTGATTGGCGCGGGCATCTACAGTCTTCAGCGGCTTCCGATTGACGCCGTCCCTGATGTGACAAACGTACAGGTGCAGGTATTGACGGCCGCGCCGTCGCTTGCGCCGCTAGAGGTCGAGCGTCAAATCACTTTTCCGGTCGAAGTGTCGATGAGTGGCCTGCCTGACCTCATAGAGATTCGCTCGGTCTCCAAGTTCGGCCTTTCGGCGGTCACCGTAGTGTTCGACGATTCGGTAGATACCTACTTTGCTCGCCAGCTTGTGCTTGAACGGCTGTCGCAGGCGCGCGAGCAGATCCCCGATGGAATTGGCTCGCCGGAGATGGGGCCGATTTCGACCGGGCTTGGAGAAATCTATCAATATCAACTCAAGGCCGCTCCTGGCAGCGGCTACGACGCGATGGCGTTGCGCACGATTCAGGACTGGAGCGTGCGGCGGCAACTGTTGGGCGTGCCCGGCGTCACCGAGGTGAACAGCTTCGGGGGGCTTGAGAAACAGTATCAAGTTCGCATCGACCCCGCCAAGCTCCAAGCCTATGGCGTGACGTTGCGCAATGTGCTTGAGGCCGTCGGGCGCAACAATGCCAATGTTGGGGGTGCCTACATTGAGCACGGCGCGGAACAATATCTATTGCGCGGAATAGGCCTCGCGAAGTCTGCCAATGACATCGCCAACATTGTCGTCAAGACTGGCAAGGAAGGTGTGCCTGTCTACGTGCGTGATCTCGGCGAGGTGGTGACAGGCGCGACCGTCAGACAAGGCGCAGTGACGACAGATGGGGAAGGCGAGATCGTCGTGGGCATCGCCTTGATGCTTAAAGGTGAGAACTCGCGGAGCGTCGTCAATGCAATAAAGCAGCGCATTGAGACCATTAAGAAAACCCTGCCGAAGGGCGCAGAATTGATCCCATATTACGACCGAGCGGAACTGGTGAATCGAACGATTCACACAGTCGCCAAGAATCTGATTGAGGGGGCTGTGCTCGTTATCATTGTACTCATCCTCCTACTGGGCAACTGGCGCGCCTCGCTTCTGGTGGCGACGGTCATCCCGCTATCGATGCTGTTTGCGGCGATCCTGATGCGCGTCTTCAACGTGTCGGGAAACCTGATGAGTCTCGGCTCGCTCGATTTCGGGCTCATTGTGGACGGCGCGGTAATCGTGGTCGAGAACGCCGTGCGACGCCGCGCCGAAGCGCAGCACGAAGGGTCGCACGAGCCGCCCGAGCGTACGATCCTGGAAGCCTGCCTGGAAGTCGGGCGGCCTGTGGTTTTTGCCGTCGCCATCATCACCATCGTTTATCTGCCGATCCTGAGTCTGACGGGCATCGAGGGCAAGATGTTCAAGCCGATGGCGCTCACAGTGGTCTTCGCCCTAATCGGCGCCCTCATTCTGAGTCTAACCTATGTGCCGGCAGCGATGACCTTCTTGCTGCGAGGGCGCGTCTCTGAGAAAGAGAGCATTTTCATTCGCTATGCGAAGAGGCTCTACGTGCCGTCCCTCGAATACGCTATGGGCCATCGCGCGCAATCGCTTATTGTCGCGACGGCACTGGTACTGGCAAGCTTCGCCCTGTTTCCATTTCTTGGTTCTGAGTTCATCCCTCGATTGGAGGAAGGGTCGCTTGCAGTCCAAATTCAGCGGCTGCCGAGTGTGTCCCTCACGCATTCACTCGAAACGGCCGGCCAGGCCGAGAAGGTGCTTCGCAGCTTCCCCGAGGTTACGAAAGTGGTGTCCAAAACCGGGCGGGCTGAAGTCGCCACTGACCCGGAGAGCGTCGACAAGACCGATGTGTACGTCGAACTCAAGCCGCCTGAGCAATGGACGAGCGCCCGGACCAGAGAGGAGTTGGTTGAAAAGATGTCGAACGCGCTGGAAGCCGGGATTCCCGAAGCCAACTTTAGCTTTTCGCAGCCGATTGAGTTGCGCGTGGCCGAGCTAATTTCCGGAGTCCGTTCTGACGTGGCGATCAAGTTGTTCGGCGACGACCTCGACACACTGAATAAGACCGCCGAACAGCTCGTTCGCGTCGTGAAAAAGGTGAACGGCGCCGAGGATGTAAAGATGGAGCAAGTGGCGGGGCTGCCGCAGCTTCAGATCACGCCGGATCGCGCGGCCATCGCTCGCTACGGGATAAATGTCGAAGACGTCAATGACCTCGTCGAATCGATCGTGGCAGGAAAGTCGGCAGGGTTGGTGTACGAGGGGGAGCAGCGGTTCAACCTGGTTGTTCGCCTGGCTGAGGCAAGTGGTGGCGATGTGGAAACGATTAAGGGCTTACTCGTTTCCGCTCCAAACGGCGCACGTATACCGCTCTCCCAACTTGCCGACGTGTCACTCGTTGAAGGCCCAGCGCAGATTTCGCGTGAGGACACGCGCCGCCGCCTGGCAGTCGAATTGAACGTGCGCGGGCGCGACATCGGCAGCTTCGTCAAAGAGGCGCAAGAGGAGATCGAGAAGCAAGTCACGCTTCCTCCCGGCTACTACATCACCTGGGGCGGCCAGTTCGAGAATCTCCAGCGCGCCACGGCGCGGCTGCTGATTGTAGTGCCTCTGGCGCTGTTTCTCATTTTTGTGTTGCTGTTCACGACATTCAACTCGGTCAAGCAAGCAGTGCTCATCTACACGAGCATCCCCCTGGCCGCGATTGGCGGAATACTGGCGCTCTGGGTGCGTGGGTTGCCATTCTCAATTTCGGCGGGCGTCGGTTTCATCGCACTGTTCGGTGTTGCGGTGCTGGATGGTGTCGTGATGGTGAGTTACATCAACCAGCTTAGAGAACAGGGACGCTCACTGGAACAAGCAGTGAAGGAAGGGGCCGAGGCCCGCTTGCGTCCCATCCTGATGACGGCGCTGGTCGCCAGTCTCGGGTTTGTGCCAATGGCTCTCGCCACTTCAGCGGGTGCGGAAGTGCAACGTCCGCTGGCGACCGTCGTGATCGGCGGGCTCCTGGTCTCGACCGTGCTCAAGCTACTCATCCTGCCGATGCTCTACGGATGGTTCGAGCGCGAGCGAGTCGAGTACTGA
- a CDS encoding RNA polymerase sigma factor, with the protein MKKNKSRSGTEADRSILESAYRRFGAHVYSLCKQLLGDALDAEAATVRAFVRVARHLGQGWDDSRTFLYLREIAISDSLATFRTPSAALEEVNRAVIETAPAGEECNHRLPLKPALLDLLIAQLPEAERMAYVLHDVEGLTDEAVAIHLRMSREAVRHYLGSARLALRRLWLSQ; encoded by the coding sequence ATGAAGAAAAACAAATCAAGGTCAGGCACCGAGGCAGATAGGTCTATCCTGGAGTCGGCTTACCGCCGGTTCGGTGCGCATGTCTATTCACTCTGTAAGCAACTGCTCGGCGACGCCCTGGACGCGGAGGCCGCCACGGTCAGAGCTTTCGTCAGGGTCGCCCGTCATCTGGGCCAGGGTTGGGACGATTCACGCACGTTCTTATACCTGCGCGAGATAGCGATCTCCGATTCACTCGCTACATTCCGCACCCCTTCCGCGGCGCTAGAGGAGGTGAACCGGGCAGTCATCGAAACGGCACCCGCGGGTGAGGAATGCAACCATCGACTACCTCTCAAACCGGCGCTTCTTGACTTGCTCATCGCCCAACTGCCCGAGGCCGAGCGCATGGCCTATGTACTTCACGACGTGGAAGGCTTGACCGACGAAGCCGTCGCGATCCATCTGCGGATGAGCAGAGAGGCGGTGCGTCACTATCTGGGCAGCGCGAGGCTGGCGCTGCGCCGACTCTGGCTCTCGCAATAA
- a CDS encoding P-II family nitrogen regulator, which produces MKIITAIVKPFQLSKVTHALEEIEGFPGMTVTDVRGFGREKSAHLEGAPHRVIEDFVEYVKKTRIEIVARDDMVQQIVETIARAAHTGNQGDGKVFVWPVEHAVRIMTGETDDAAL; this is translated from the coding sequence ATGAAAATCATTACTGCCATTGTGAAACCTTTCCAGCTCAGCAAGGTCACGCATGCGCTCGAGGAAATCGAAGGCTTTCCGGGCATGACGGTAACCGACGTGCGCGGCTTCGGGCGCGAAAAGAGCGCCCACCTGGAGGGCGCGCCGCATCGTGTGATCGAAGACTTCGTCGAGTACGTCAAGAAGACTCGTATTGAGATCGTGGCGCGCGACGACATGGTTCAACAGATTGTTGAGACGATTGCGCGCGCCGCCCACACCGGCAACCAGGGCGATGGCAAGGTCTTCGTCTGGCCGGTCGAGCACGCCGTGCGCATCATGACCGGCGAGACGGATGACGCCGCCCTCTGA
- a CDS encoding P-II family nitrogen regulator: protein MKMIIAIVQPIWLTNVVAALEAIEGFPGMSISSTRGFGHSKSFEGVYPYGLKLEDYVNYNEMLRFEIVVRDDMVDDVVETVERAVRMGSRHNGMIYVLPVEGVVRLQTGKINDGAL from the coding sequence ATGAAAATGATTATCGCCATCGTTCAGCCTATCTGGCTCACTAATGTCGTCGCCGCCCTTGAAGCTATTGAGGGATTTCCGGGGATGAGCATTTCGAGCACGCGAGGGTTCGGCCACAGCAAGAGCTTCGAAGGCGTTTACCCTTATGGCCTGAAGCTCGAAGATTATGTCAACTACAATGAGATGCTGCGGTTCGAAATCGTTGTGCGCGACGACATGGTTGACGATGTCGTCGAAACGGTTGAGCGCGCCGTCCGCATGGGCAGCCGCCATAACGGCATGATTTATGTCTTGCCGGTTGAAGGAGTGGTCCGGCTGCAAACGGGAAAGATTAACGATGGGGCGCTCTGA
- a CDS encoding transporter, translating to MPNPLLNVLTYALLPVAATITGATLATFKPPGPMLRSYIQHFAAGVVFSVVAVELLPDVVREHAPLQVIIGFALGVAVMVGIRSVTAKVEQKTEQVESRWPVAMLVAVGVDVLVDGFLIGIGFAAGAKEGKLLTLALTVELLSLGLAVCATLGKGGTARGKAILTTSLLGLLIVVGATVGATLLSAISEKTLEVVLSFGLAALLFLVTEELLVEAHEEPETPLTTATFFAGFLLFLVLGMIG from the coding sequence ATGCCCAATCCCTTGCTGAATGTTTTGACCTACGCGCTGCTTCCTGTTGCTGCCACAATCACCGGCGCCACGTTGGCAACGTTCAAACCGCCGGGGCCGATGCTCCGCAGTTACATCCAACACTTCGCTGCGGGCGTCGTTTTCTCCGTCGTCGCCGTTGAGCTGTTGCCGGACGTGGTGCGCGAGCACGCGCCCTTGCAAGTCATCATCGGCTTCGCGCTCGGAGTCGCGGTCATGGTCGGCATCAGGTCTGTAACCGCGAAGGTCGAGCAAAAGACCGAGCAAGTCGAATCGAGATGGCCGGTGGCCATGCTTGTCGCCGTGGGCGTTGATGTTCTGGTGGACGGTTTCTTAATCGGTATCGGCTTCGCCGCCGGCGCGAAAGAGGGGAAGTTGCTCACACTCGCCCTGACGGTTGAGCTTTTGTCGCTCGGGCTGGCCGTCTGCGCGACACTGGGCAAGGGCGGCACGGCACGGGGAAAGGCGATCCTTACCACCTCGCTTCTGGGCTTGTTGATCGTGGTCGGCGCGACAGTGGGCGCGACCCTGTTGAGTGCAATCTCGGAGAAGACGCTGGAGGTGGTACTCTCCTTCGGGCTTGCGGCGCTGTTGTTCCTTGTCACCGAAGAGTTGCTCGTCGAGGCGCACGAAGAGCCAGAGACGCCGCTGACGACGGCCACGTTCTTTGCCGGCTTTCTACTCTTTTTGGTGCTTGGGATGATCGGATAA
- a CDS encoding EamA family transporter — protein sequence MKTTTPNTPLQGAFFALTAAALFGATMPFSKLLLGSLKPVLLAGLLYLGSGAGLAVWRWLRSRFKGSEAQEAGLTGADLPWLAGAIFSGGVVGPVLLMVGLLLTPASSASLLLNLEGVFTAVLAWFVFMENFDRRIALGMTAITAGGVLLSWSGQPALGVPWGVLAIIGACLAWGIDNNLTRKVSAGDPLQIAMAKGLIAGAVNLIVALAAGTQRPSLPATLLAALVGFFGYGVSLMLFVLALRHIGTARTGAYFSFAPFVGAAISIAVLGDRLTPYFVTAAVLMGIGLFLHLTERHAHDHQHELLEHEHRHVHDEHHLHEHAAGVALGEPHSHSHQHDKVFHSHPHYPDIHHRHGHRDAKEER from the coding sequence ATGAAGACAACCACACCCAATACGCCCTTGCAAGGAGCATTCTTCGCCCTGACTGCGGCTGCGCTATTTGGCGCGACGATGCCTTTTTCCAAACTTCTGCTCGGCAGCCTGAAGCCGGTTCTGCTGGCGGGCCTGCTTTACTTGGGCTCAGGAGCCGGCTTGGCCGTTTGGCGGTGGCTCCGCTCACGGTTCAAGGGTTCGGAGGCTCAAGAAGCCGGATTGACGGGCGCGGATTTGCCTTGGCTCGCTGGCGCAATCTTTTCGGGCGGTGTCGTTGGCCCCGTGCTGCTGATGGTGGGGCTTTTGCTTACACCGGCCTCTTCGGCCTCGCTGCTGCTCAACCTGGAAGGGGTCTTCACCGCCGTACTGGCGTGGTTTGTCTTCATGGAGAACTTCGACCGCCGCATTGCGCTTGGGATGACGGCGATCACCGCAGGCGGGGTGTTGCTTTCCTGGTCGGGGCAGCCCGCGCTTGGCGTGCCCTGGGGCGTGCTGGCTATCATCGGCGCGTGTCTGGCTTGGGGGATTGACAACAACCTGACGCGTAAGGTGTCGGCGGGTGACCCGCTACAAATCGCAATGGCCAAAGGTCTCATCGCAGGCGCAGTAAATCTGATCGTTGCTTTGGCAGCCGGCACGCAGAGGCCGAGTCTGCCCGCGACCCTACTTGCAGCACTGGTAGGCTTCTTCGGTTATGGAGTTAGCCTGATGCTCTTTGTGCTTGCGCTGCGGCACATTGGCACGGCACGGACCGGGGCATATTTTTCCTTCGCCCCTTTTGTCGGAGCGGCCATTTCTATCGCGGTTCTTGGCGACAGACTTACGCCTTACTTCGTGACTGCCGCTGTGCTAATGGGAATTGGCCTTTTTCTGCACTTGACCGAGCGACACGCGCACGATCACCAGCACGAGTTGCTAGAACACGAACACCGGCACGTCCATGACGAGCATCACCTACACGAACACGCCGCTGGAGTCGCGCTCGGAGAGCCACACAGCCATTCGCACCAGCACGATAAGGTGTTTCACTCGCACCCGCATTATCCGGACATCCACCATCGTCACGGTCACCGGGATGCGAAGGAGGAACGATGA
- a CDS encoding heavy metal translocating P-type ATPase, with translation MIVLPNIAHSSKKNGLWADAKFRLLILSVVTAAGFEFLSLGGRHLPSSVGAPFFASLILAVGWRTILNGLKALSRLNFRSINLLMVIAVIGAFYLGQYEEATVVIVLFTLGEQLEQFGVQTSKSALQGLVERTPKTAVVQNKGDVPVEQVMVGDVLIVRPSDMIALDGEIVSGASSVDESTITGEPLPKDKHPGDTVFAGTLNKQGYLEVRVTKTAKDTTLSKIIDITFQATKAKAETQKFIEKFSAYYTPAIIVITALLVVVPTLFFGQSFDRWFREGLTLLVIACPCALVISTPVSIYSAIGNASSRGALVKGGKFIEAIGRVRLVALDKTRTLTYGKPVVTDVIPFGDNTREHLLACAAGIELYSEHPLAHSIVANARLEEITLHEAENFEAVLGKGAKADCVVCYDRHHCIGKLAFITEEHEVREEVIARVDALQRQGKTSIVISNHREVEGIIAVSDEMKPESKGVVASLRRLGVTTAMLTGDNHVPAMAVAGELGIADVRAELLPEDKAAAVSDLAKKYGPVAMVGDGVNDAPALALSSVGISMGAAGSDTAIEASSIAILNDRLELIPYLIALGRKTISTIKLNTAMAVVIKLVFVGLALAGMSNLVLAIFADVGVTVVVILNSLRLLRFDLPGVGDFGEKRLKLRS, from the coding sequence ATGATCGTATTGCCGAATATCGCCCACTCCTCGAAGAAAAACGGCTTGTGGGCTGATGCGAAGTTCCGCTTGCTGATCCTCAGCGTTGTGACCGCCGCAGGCTTTGAATTCCTCTCCCTCGGCGGCCGGCACTTGCCGTCGAGCGTCGGCGCACCTTTCTTCGCCTCCCTCATTCTCGCCGTCGGCTGGCGCACGATTCTCAACGGCTTAAAGGCGCTTTCGCGCCTGAACTTCAGAAGCATCAACCTCCTAATGGTGATTGCTGTGATCGGGGCTTTCTACCTGGGTCAGTACGAAGAAGCGACGGTCGTGATTGTCCTCTTCACGCTCGGCGAGCAGCTGGAACAGTTCGGCGTCCAGACGAGCAAATCAGCGTTGCAAGGACTCGTCGAGCGCACGCCGAAGACTGCCGTAGTTCAGAACAAAGGCGATGTGCCGGTAGAGCAAGTGATGGTGGGGGACGTGCTGATCGTCAGGCCTTCAGATATGATCGCGCTCGATGGCGAGATCGTCTCCGGCGCGTCATCAGTCGACGAATCGACGATCACGGGAGAGCCGCTGCCAAAGGACAAGCATCCCGGCGACACAGTCTTTGCCGGGACGCTCAACAAGCAAGGCTACCTCGAAGTCAGAGTCACGAAGACGGCGAAAGATACAACGCTCTCGAAAATCATCGACATCACCTTTCAGGCGACCAAGGCCAAGGCCGAAACGCAGAAGTTCATTGAAAAGTTCTCTGCGTATTATACGCCGGCGATCATTGTCATTACGGCCCTCCTCGTCGTTGTGCCGACGCTGTTCTTCGGGCAGTCGTTCGACCGGTGGTTCAGAGAGGGCCTGACACTGCTGGTGATCGCCTGCCCCTGTGCTCTGGTGATCTCAACCCCGGTGTCGATCTATTCAGCCATCGGCAACGCCTCGTCGCGCGGCGCGCTGGTCAAAGGCGGGAAATTCATCGAAGCCATCGGGCGCGTCAGGCTCGTAGCCTTGGATAAGACGCGGACGCTCACCTACGGCAAGCCTGTGGTCACCGATGTTATCCCGTTCGGCGACAACACCAGGGAGCACCTGCTGGCGTGCGCCGCCGGCATTGAGCTTTATTCTGAGCACCCGCTCGCGCATAGCATTGTGGCCAACGCGCGCCTGGAAGAGATCACGCTGCACGAGGCCGAAAACTTCGAGGCGGTGCTGGGCAAAGGGGCGAAGGCCGACTGCGTCGTCTGTTACGACCGCCACCACTGCATCGGCAAGCTGGCCTTCATTACCGAAGAGCATGAAGTCCGGGAAGAGGTCATCGCTCGTGTAGACGCCTTACAGCGCCAGGGGAAGACCTCCATCGTGATCAGCAATCATCGCGAGGTTGAAGGCATCATCGCCGTCAGCGACGAGATGAAGCCGGAAAGCAAAGGCGTGGTCGCCAGCCTGCGGCGGCTCGGGGTGACAACGGCGATGCTCACGGGCGACAACCACGTGCCGGCAATGGCGGTGGCAGGCGAGCTCGGCATTGCCGACGTCCGAGCCGAGCTGCTGCCGGAAGACAAGGCGGCGGCGGTCTCCGACCTGGCGAAAAAGTATGGGCCAGTGGCAATGGTTGGGGATGGAGTGAATGACGCTCCGGCGCTGGCGCTTTCTTCTGTTGGCATATCGATGGGGGCGGCGGGCAGCGATACGGCGATTGAGGCATCTTCGATTGCGATACTCAACGACCGCCTCGAACTGATCCCCTACCTGATCGCTCTCGGACGCAAAACGATTTCGACGATCAAGCTCAACACGGCGATGGCGGTTGTGATCAAGCTTGTCTTCGTGGGTCTCGCGCTCGCAGGGATGAGCAACCTCGTGCTTGCGATCTTTGCGGACGTCGGGGTGACGGTCGTCGTGATCCTCAACAGCCTGCGGCTGCTGCGCTTTGATCTGCCCGGCGTCGGAGATTTTGGTGAGAAGCGATTAAAACTACGATCATAG